From Vigna angularis cultivar LongXiaoDou No.4 chromosome 11, ASM1680809v1, whole genome shotgun sequence:
CAGATTATAGCTTTCCAACATCAAGTCAAAATCCATCAACAGATGGAAGAGGTCAAATACCAATGTCCTGGCCAAACCATGTACATCAGTACATGCACAACTTTCAGGGCCATGCCTTTCAACAAATGCCCCCATACCAAGGGTTCCTCTATCCTGGTATGCAGGTTCCTCCTTCATATTATCCAGGTAATATGCATTGGCCTCCAAGTGTGGAAGACTCACATATTGTTCATGACCGAGACAAGGATTACCATAAATCAccatataagaaaaagaagaagaagaagcattcTCAAGTACTGGAGCAGTCTGAAGAAGAAAGCTCAACAGCTTCCTCTGACTCCAGTTATGAGAGTGATTCAAGCCAAGGTAAAAAGCAATCTTCAAAAGAACATCAGCACAAAAAGAAGCATGGAAGGAAGTCCTCAAGGAAAGTAGTTATACGCaatataaactatataaccTCTAATGGAGATGGTGAGAAGGGTGGTGTCACAGAGGGGAGTTTGTCCAATGAGGAGGAATTTATCAATGGAGATTCCCTGAAACAGCAGGTAGAGGAAGCTGTAAAGTCAAGCTCCCGTCATCATAAGAAACACCATAGTTCAAAACATCCCGGCATGCTAAATGGCTCAACAGATACTGATTCTAATGCAATAAAGGGCAACAACAACTGGGACGCTTTCCAGAATCTTCTtcttagagatgatgattcagcTCTTGATGCAGAAGAACAACCTATGAAGTTTGAGGAGGAATATACTGTCAATCagaattttgagaatgaaaggTCAAATGAATTTAATCATAAACCTGACGTTACTCGAGTGATTTCTAATGATTCCTTTGTTGTGACAGAGAGGGAATTCAACAGTTATAGTCAAAATCGTGTTGATAACTTTAAGGAAGGAAAGGATGCACTTTCGTTGATGAAGAAAAATAGTACCACAGATGCAGAGATGCTATTTTCTGGGAGAAATGACGAATCGGGTAGCTATTCCATGTCCACTCTGTCTGGTAATGGCCCAGAATCTTCTCTCACTAAATGCCAGAAAGAAGAGGATTGGTTTATTATCAATAAGTCTGATAAACCAAGAAATGAGAATCAGAACCGAGATTTCAGCATTTTTAATGGCGTTGCTACATCAACAACTACTGATTCACTTCTTTTagagaaaaacaagaaagaCATTATGACTGATGATTCTTTTATGATTCAAGCTCGATCATCAGAAGATAAATTCAATTCTCAGTCAGCAGCTGATCTAAGTTTGGTTTCAGACATTGTTGGGGCTACTGAATTCATGAACATCACACAAGAAGGTTCACAAAATAAGACTGAAACTTTAAATTCCCATGAGCCTGAAGACCTCTTCATGGTTCTTGATCGTGATTCAGTTGCAGAGCGAAGTGTGGCTCCCTGGAGCATGGAAATGGATTATGAGAATAACATTGCTTCAAATGCAGCTAATAGAAAGCTTTCTGAAGTTGAAACAGATCAAAATCATCCATCTAATAATGAGGGTACTGATACAAAAACTCCTGGAGTGAAAAATGGAAAAGTTTCAAGTAAAGAAGCAAAGTCTAAGGCTATCAATGCATCTCTTGGTAAAAGCAAATCTGATATCACATCAAAAAGCAAATCATCCCCAGGAACCAGAACTAGAGTTGTGAAGAGCAAATCTGAGAAGGTAAAATATAGGAACTGTCTCTACCAATTTCCTTGAAAGGTTGGCATAGAGGGTAGCAAAATTCTGCTTTGCCTTGGCAGTTTACTAAGTGGAATTAAAACTTTAAGATAATTGTGCAGATCCTATTTAAAGTGTTGATTTTTATCAACTGTTAGTTTGATTTACAAAATGGGTTCAAAAAATCTTACTCAATTAAGAGGGTCTTGAAATAAAAGTTGAGTGCaagattaattatataatgAACATTACCTATCCCTACACGAAACCTAGATTTTGATACTGCAGTTTAATGTTAATATAGGATGTGTAGAGTCTGGATTGTTTTAGAGGAATTTGACCCCAGTTCTGTATGTTCCATGCATTGATAAATCAAACTGCAAGTTATTTGTACAAATTTCAACCGTGTAATGAGTTTTCAGTAGTTTTGAAATTTCATTGAATGAACTGCTTCCTgtttattttcagaaaatcaGAAATTTCTTGTTCAATTCTTTGATTACATTGCTCAGAAAACTACACTTTCTGTTGCACCGAATACGCATGGAATGTTCCTTGATTATATGGCTTAAGAAAAAGCAACACTTCCTATTATGCTAACTATATATGAGATGGGTACTTCTCTTGATATTTTCTATAGAAGTATCATCAAAAGTTGTTGCAGTGCCTCATTTTCTActgatttttaatttgttcaCATCTATTGCCCTCTTTTATTTGTAGGAGGAGGAAACTAGAAAGAGAAAGGAGGATCTGATGATCCAGAGGCAGAAAAGAATTACTGAAAGAAGTACTTCTAAGAAGACTGGAACTGAAACCAAGACTTCCTTGACTTCTGCAAAGAAAGGGAATCCTAAGATACATCCATCCAATGAGGAGACTAAGAAATTGAACAAACCAGTCCTCAGGAATTCCACCATTGAACGCCTTGCAGCTGCTCGAGTATTTCAGCCAAAGGTTCCACTAAGTCAAGCAAAATCTGGACCAACCAGGAAACCACCCTTGAAGGCAAATGGTATACCTCTGCAGAAGACTGCCAGCACAGAAAAGAAGAAGCAGGCTTCAAAAGAAGTCAAATCTTCAAGTCAAAAACAAGATACTAAGAAAACAAATGGGGAAGTTCTTACCTCCACTAATGGCAAGGCTAAGAATGAAATGGAAGTCTCAGTTGAATTACCAGTGAAATCTGGTGCTGCACAATATGTtgaaccaaacaacaacaatctTGATTTGAAAGATAATGAAGAGCCAATCAAGACATCATCAGAGAAACAAACAACATATTTGATTTCAGAAAAAGATAACGTGCCTGGAAATGTTGGCCAGATTAAGGTGAACTCAGCTTTGCCAAATCACGATCGCACATTGCAAGGAGGTGAAGAAGTGTCGAACAAGTTATCTCAACCTCTTAGTGATAACAACCCTCAACATATTACTGATGCGATCACAAATCCTGCAGCTGCATTACCCAGCAAACCCGTTACAGTTTCTGCTGTGAACTCAAAGATTAATCAAGAAATAGATGAAAGTAATGCTCCCTTGCCTAATGTCACCGAGAAACAAATTTCTACACCTCCACCACCCAGTAGTAACCAACTGATGCCAGAACCAGTCCACTCCAGAAAAAAATGGAACACTGATGAGGATTCTTCAAAACCAGCAAAAGGATTTCGTAAGCTTCTGTTCTTTGGAAGAAAGAGCTGAAGCATCCTGGTGCATTGGTACAGTGCAAATTGGTTCATGATAATTCTCTGAAATGTTCAGACGGTTATCACTTCTTTATTCCATGCTTTTGGTTATTCAATATTTGAAGAAGAGTTCAGTTTGTCCATTCTTTTAATCAACAGAAAGCGTTTGGCACATtgaattatttgttgttttgaacACGTCTATGAAATGTGGAAGATTGTAGATAGTTACCAGCTTGCCACACGTGATAATAACATGGAACTGGGAGTTGCGGTTATATAAGAGATCCATGATGTAAATTATCTGAATATGGTGTTGTTTCCTAAGGAAGGATTTCACAggtgaataaattttctatgTTGGAACTTGGAACACTATACAAGGCTCCTCGTGTTTACTTGTATTTGGAAATCTTAAAAGTTATAATGTTTGGTGTGTATTGTTTTCGGAATATTTCATATTGCAATTATGTGTCACAAGTTCATTTTGATCCTTTGGAGGCTCAATGAATGATAGATTGTTGTAGCATAGTTCTGAAATGATGAGAAAGAGAAATAGCAGTGGCATGCAATTGATGCAAATGGATAACAGAACCAAAAGGAGAAAATTAATGGTAGCAACAAGGCACCGACATAAACCGCAATAAATATGATGGTGATGTGTAAGACAAGACCGTGAAAACGTTAGCTGAAAATCGAACAGTGCTTAGCTGTGTACTGATTGTGGTGTAGTTTTGTCATCTACACTGACATGTGCATTATGCATCGGCAAAGAATCCTCACATCACGATTATGTTCgagagaaacaaaaatacaaaatgcaataaattaaattttttttttatgaagttatcacatttttttatttctaatgaaaaatatttttaaaacaactttatttctttaaGGTTTAAACCCACGAATGGTCCTCGTATTTAGATGGAAATCTCAAAtgggtcatcatttttttttcggtctcaattggatcatattttttgtaaaaatgagtcaattttATCCTAATAGTTAAGTGTTCTCAGACGACGTTAAGTTTAACTGagctatattttatattttgatggcgTGGTATAACTGCAAAAgttggagagaagaaagaagaaaaagcgAGATGCAGAAGGATGAAGGAGGTTAGCTCATCTGGCATTGGAATGGCCACAAGGGAAGCTTATTCGCAAAGCCCCAAAAAGAAAGTTCCTCTctttcctcttctctctcttctttgcTTCACTTCCATCTTCCTCCTTCTCTCCCAATTCAGAACCACCTCCTCCCCTCCCATAGCCCACTCTCTTCCCACCTTCCACAAACACACCCAAGATTCCTGCAATTTCTCCGACGGAAAATGGATCACTCATCCTCCCAGAATTCCAACCTACGACCACACCTGCAAGGAGATCTTCAAGGGCTGGAACTGCCTCTCCGCCAACAAATCCAACGCCCCTCTTCTCCCACCTCATCATCATATGAATAATATTAAGCActataaacaaaatcaaacatgGAGCCCCAAACTATATCCAGACCAAAAggaaaaattgatataattttaactttaaagtaacatattaatttaatatttgtagaTGATCCATGAATAATTCCCTTATTCCTCTCTCTCTTCTGGTCTCACTTTCAAATGCAACATGAACACATCAATGTTTGTGAACTGTAATGGTGAAGCATCGGCGCCGTGGAAGGTGATTTAAAACACATCAGtcattcaattttaatgaaCAATGTCAcgccatcaaaatataaaatgctGCTCAGCTAAACTTAACGCCGTTTGAGAGCACTTAACGGTTAAGGtaaaattggctcatttttacaaaaaatataacccaattgagaccgaaaaaaaaaaacgatgacccatTTGAGATTTCCATATAAATACGAGAACCATCCAAGGGTTTCAAcctttctttaaatataaaagtggtggaaaaaatattagaatcatgttttaaaacatgattttaatgataaataagtaaattaaagtcatgttttaaaataaaaattatcatttggAAAAAACATGAAGttgtattttaaaacatatcatTTTTATGGAAAACGTTTCTTCAACAACGCTATTTTGACAACAATTTGACAATGACACATGTCGTTCTatcatttgttgttttaaatgaatttttaaaaaagttgataTTTGTTTTTGAGGGCActtttggaagaagaagattgcTGAAACCTGTTCGTGCCTTCATCTCTTACAAaagtctctctctctctcaatctCTTACGAAactctgtctctctctctctctcaaggATATCCATTCGAAACTCTGGCACCACCGAAGTCCCCTTTCTTCGTCGTTGTTCGTTGGTGCTTGGGTTCTCCATTCGAAAGTCTCAGTCCACCATTCGAAACTCTCGCTCCGCCATCGAAGTCATCTTTGTTCACTGTTGTTCGTTGGTGCTTGGGTCCACCTATTCTCTACAGGAAGTCCTTTGTCTCTGTGCGTCATTGAAGTCGTGGGAGGAAGTCTCGCTTGGGGCCACCGTTGGCATCTTTTCTCGAAAGGAGAGGTTTTTTCGCTGTCGCCGTTGTGCTTTTGGGGGTTGGGTGTGCTGGTGACTTTCTCTGCagcatgtttttcttttttaatacaaaGGTATTTTGTATTCGCACACTTTCATATAAGCTAGATGAGATCCATCACATTTTTGCCATATATTCAATGACCTAATGTATTCATTGGTGTAGGGAACACATCCATTCACATGGAACTCAGTCACCCATTCACAAGAAATGAAAAAAGTCACAAACAAGAGCAATAACCACTATGGGAAGTAGTGTTTATCTAACtagggagtacagttgaagtttctgtacaaatgaacCTTTTTcttctggtaatcgattacaggacccatgtaatcgattaccagaggaaaaaggttCATTTGTACAAAAAATTCAACTATACTCCCCAACTAGATGAACACTACTCCCCAGGGTTATTTTTATGACCTTATGGGTGATTTCTTCCAGTTTTTGCATGGATGTCTCATGTTGCTAATCATTGATGGGAAGCTtagaaaaacattgtttttgggaaattaactgcatctactaaagtggtctaaaaattatgagttagtaatcatttgaaagatctttgagtctacattccaacaaaacaagaatcaactcatttggagttcggtggagaaagttatgagcaaaacaaccagcaaatgttagaggtggtagaaatatataaaacgttaactttaaggaattaactgcacctgctcaggtgtccaaaaattataaattagtagtcattggaaagatgtttgagtctactttctaataaaaaaagaatcacatcatttggaggtctgtggaaaaagttatgattaaaatagtcaacaaaggtcaaagttgacagcatgggttatgcacctcacctcaattggagaaaaccacctaaatggacatttttattttgaagaaatcaatgacctaacctcattattggtgcagggagctcaccgaataacattgaactcactcacccatctcaaaaaaggaaaaattcaacaaaaatagagaatggggagcagtgttcatctagctggagagtacagttgaagtttctgtacaaattaccctttttcctctggtaatcgattacaggggtcttgtaatcgattaccaaggaaAAAGGATAATTTGTACacaaacttcaactgtactccccaggtaaatgaacactactccccaactttgtttttctgacctttgctacttgttttgttcttaactttctccaccgaactccaaatgacttgattcttcTTTTTTTGGAATCTAGAGTCAAATagctttccaacaaaacaagaataaactcatttggagttcggtggagaaagttatgagcaaaacaaccagcaaaggtcagaggtggtagaaatatataaaacgttaactttaagaaattaactgcacctactcagatgtccaaaaattataaattagtagtcattggaaatatttttgagtctaatttctaataaaaaagaatcacatcatttggaggtctgtggaaaaagttatgattaaaatagtcagcaaaggtcaaagttgacagcatgagttatgcacctcacctcaattggagaaaaccacctaaatggacatttttattttgaagaaatcaatgacctaacctcattattggtgcagggagctcaccgaataacattgaactcactcacccatctcaaaaaagaaaaaattcaacaaaaatagagaatggggagcagtgttcatctagctggggagtacagttgaagtttctgtacaaattaccatttttcctctggtaatcgattacaggggtcttgtaatcgattaccaaggaaAAGGGGTAATTTGTACacaaacttcaactgtactccccaggtAGATGAACATTGCTCCCCAAAGTCGTTTTTGTGTCCCTATAAGtgatcttttctattttttttgcATGGATGACTCACCTTGCTCATCATTGATGGTATCAAGTGCATCAAAACACAGTTTGGCCCACTCAATTGTGGATGAAACACATGTTGCTCATCATTGATGGTGTCAAGTGTATCAAAACACAGTTTCCGGCCATTCAATTGTGGAGGAAAAAACTCCTATAGGTGTTTGAACCAAGGTAGTTCAAGTTCATGACAATTTTTGCACAACTCGTAGAGGAAGAACTTATTAACTTCCGCAATCAATTTGATCGACAACCATCTTCTTAGATTACATTTCATTGTATACTGTTATGTatcttttcatttcaaaacttgttgtttCGTGAATGTCAttacgtttttttattaatgtatgtactttttaatattgttataatttttcattactcaATACCCTTCATTATTtcgtttgtatttttttaatattgaagtatTCCAACTTGAAGTGTTCCATTAATGATCCATTCATAAAACCTTCAAAAGACAGTCATAACAAATCCAAAATATTCCAGGGGAGTGCTTAAGCTACGTCTGGGTAGCACTCTTCAACTTTCGGTACAAAAGGAGATTTTTCTACTGGTAAGCGATTACCAactccctgtaatcgattacaacaacatcAGTTCTGTGTCAATGGTGCAGGAACTCACCTCTCAACCCAGAAACACCTTAACTTGGTCTTTCAATGATGACGAACAAACAACTgcgaaaaaaattaatatttgttggtACAAATAACCAACGTAAGTGACAACCCAAAAGCAAGACACACCAAAAATGGAGGAGGGAGAACACTGCTATGAAGAGAGaagttgaaatgaaattcaaatccCTAAAATGGAGATAGAAGACATTGATAAGGAGAGAAGATAGAGTTCGGAAACGAAGAGGGCAGTTTCGGAATCCAAACTTCAACCcattccaaatcagattttaaattaaaaaaaaacattcaaattcgACCAATTAAAACTTGACACATGGCGTTGtcaaatttttgtcaaattcGCGTTGTTAGAATATCGCGATCCCATTTTTATTGAGTATTTTTAAAACTTGATTATGTATATTCCGCAATTTATTCTAAATCtatcacttttttaaaattgaatcatTATCCAGAAACATCTACCGCTCcaaaatcttatatatatatatatatatatatatatatatatatatatatatatatatatatatatatatatatatatatatatatatatatatatatatatatatatatatatatatatatatatatatatatatatatatatatatataattttaattcttagTTAGTAAGAATAGTTCAAAACATTTTCTCAGCctcatttttatcaaaataattcaattataagCAGCACAAACAAATGTTAATATTTCGGGATAAATTTAATGacttttttcaaaaaagttatgtaatttttaattaatttttatgtgttgaatgatcaattttaatattttaaaaaatatatatatacatataagttaaaaattgaataaagttaattaaaattaccatatttgttttctaaaatttattaactaaatttgtcaatgatattttattcacttatcaaaattttattatcatcacaataaatttgaataaatagtattttaactttaattaactTTTCTTGGTATTAATGTTCTACCACTAAAAAACATTGTTATTCACAGTAGGAGACTTAAAACAAATTGATATAACAGtcagtataaaataaaataatttgagagGATCACCTCTCAATGACtttactataattaataattaaaacaattcaCTTAAGAGGATGGATTTAGGACGAATGAGTGGATGAATTTAAAAAGATTTGAGAATGAGTTgattgttgtttattttaaaagatttgaagGTGAATGAaagtagatttggaagtaaagtttctaaaaattagtgtaaaatttAACCGATGTAacatataagaaaaatgattCAATTAGTAGAAATTGAGgattaccaaaatacccttaatagtataagtaataaaaaatgataattgttaatattatatataattgtaaaagttattataagagaaaaaaatttattatgaaaaaaactgtattattgttattattatttgttgttactattttattataattatcattatttatttattattattattagtattattattatttgttgttttattattgttattattatttgttattattattattattattatttgttattgttattattatattattatttgttattattattattactattattattattattattattattattattgtaagaGTCTGAAAATGTAAGGCTATTGGGCCCTACAGCCTGGCCCAAGAAGCTAAGGACACTAGGACCTTAGAAGAGGTCTTATTTTCCAGCTTTGAGTTCTTCATCCAgttcctctttctctctttaaGTTCagcttcattttcttatttcttactctgacttctctctacttTTCCACCACTTCTCAccgttgaaatttcaaataggtaGTGTGCTTTCATTCACGGAGTTGAGAGCTTTCCCTTCATCCGATTAGATTTTCGTTTTGGACGGGTAAGTTATCTTTTTCTGTTTCCCCTTTCTCCtttgaacctagggcatgcaatTTTCTAGTTGCATGTAGTCAATGGTTTTCCTCTCTAGATTCTCTATCTATTCTAACTCTAAGAGATGTCTCTGTACCCAATTTGACGTTTTGTAGATCCTGTTGAACTTGCTTTTGTGCAAGAGTATTGTTTTGGTGTTTCCTCTAAAGAGTGTTGTGCTTGTAACcactaaggtaaggggagctaattatttttgtatgaatttattttataaaaaatatatgcatatgaatgttgaactggtgtgctcttgtgaaactgttttatgacttttattgtattgggtgtgttaaaactgtgaaattgtgcatgttgtgatgtgatgaatttaatctgttttgaatgagtttgttggctaaaattgatcttgttggaaggtctggagtaagggttctgtaatagcatgtatatgggtattaaatagatgtacaggtactgtttgaggttgttgtgagaggaagtgaaaatattaaaattaggcatttcagatttagagcataagagaacaaggtagataatttaaataaattaattgttaatttttgagagcctttctttgttggtaggatagaggaaccttaaaaacctgagttggcacatccctgatcatagagcagccctggcctgctccagtcagttgtgactagtcatatgtgctggcgtcgaagctgagtttgatgcgttcagacatctgggtcctctccggtgaccaattggggtaaagaaagatctctactagaatgaaaataaaataaaacaagttgattgtagatgcataaagttatcatgtg
This genomic window contains:
- the LOC108323418 gene encoding COP1-interacting protein 7; protein product: MDPSTRLDHALFQLTPTRTRCDLVVAGGGVTERLASGLLEPFLSHLKSAKDQISKGGYSITLRPPGGYAPWFTKATLQRFVRFISTPEVLERFVTIEKEIVQIEEGSIQSSERSNLVAEAEDGRVRKSTTSSKLKDEQPGNNEDGYEENSRIRLQRVLDNRKAMLCKEQAMAYARALVAGFYPESVDDLICFADAFGASRLREACINFLELCKQKNEDKLWIDEIAAMQASAQRELPYLRTSGIILAGEDDTSSKLNGITDAPISESTPSHASFEGQDYSFPTSSQNPSTDGRGQIPMSWPNHVHQYMHNFQGHAFQQMPPYQGFLYPGMQVPPSYYPGNMHWPPSVEDSHIVHDRDKDYHKSPYKKKKKKKHSQVLEQSEEESSTASSDSSYESDSSQGKKQSSKEHQHKKKHGRKSSRKVVIRNINYITSNGDGEKGGVTEGSLSNEEEFINGDSLKQQVEEAVKSSSRHHKKHHSSKHPGMLNGSTDTDSNAIKGNNNWDAFQNLLLRDDDSALDAEEQPMKFEEEYTVNQNFENERSNEFNHKPDVTRVISNDSFVVTEREFNSYSQNRVDNFKEGKDALSLMKKNSTTDAEMLFSGRNDESGSYSMSTLSGNGPESSLTKCQKEEDWFIINKSDKPRNENQNRDFSIFNGVATSTTTDSLLLEKNKKDIMTDDSFMIQARSSEDKFNSQSAADLSLVSDIVGATEFMNITQEGSQNKTETLNSHEPEDLFMVLDRDSVAERSVAPWSMEMDYENNIASNAANRKLSEVETDQNHPSNNEGTDTKTPGVKNGKVSSKEAKSKAINASLGKSKSDITSKSKSSPGTRTRVVKSKSEKEEETRKRKEDLMIQRQKRITERSTSKKTGTETKTSLTSAKKGNPKIHPSNEETKKLNKPVLRNSTIERLAAARVFQPKVPLSQAKSGPTRKPPLKANGIPLQKTASTEKKKQASKEVKSSSQKQDTKKTNGEVLTSTNGKAKNEMEVSVELPVKSGAAQYVEPNNNNLDLKDNEEPIKTSSEKQTTYLISEKDNVPGNVGQIKVNSALPNHDRTLQGGEEVSNKLSQPLSDNNPQHITDAITNPAAALPSKPVTVSAVNSKINQEIDESNAPLPNVTEKQISTPPPPSSNQLMPEPVHSRKKWNTDEDSSKPAKGFRKLLFFGRKS